The following proteins are co-located in the Haloarcula rubripromontorii genome:
- the argH gene encoding argininosuccinate lyase: MSDGGDHETADANADSETVVRRDRFAGGPARSFLSSLSDDERIFAADLAVDRAHVVMLAEQEIIDRETAGEVLAALADVADAGHGALPDGEDVHEAIESAVIERVGPDGGKMHTARSRNDEVAACIRYRLREDVLDLVETVVGAREQLLDVARAERETVMPGYTHLQPAQPTTVAHWVLSYEQALQRDTARLLDAYERVNQNPLGSAAFAGTPFDVDRERTAELLGFDSVAENSMDASATRDFLVETTSAVATLATTLSGLAEDVVVMASKGHVDLDDDYASTSSIMPQKKNPDTLELVRGRTGDAVAGLNGLLTNLKGQPRAYNRDLQRAGRHAWDAIDSVTESVEVAAGAVATADWPAETLEAAAADGFATATGVADLLAMAGVPFRTAHEVVAEAAAGLGPEEDAPDYAALSAVAEDVLGEPLSAYVDRDQLEAALDPAESVAMRDSRGGPASDAVAKQVSVAEDVLAADSEALTDRRQAVSQAADRRQTEVDRYV; the protein is encoded by the coding sequence ATGAGCGACGGCGGGGACCACGAGACGGCAGACGCGAACGCCGACAGTGAGACGGTCGTCCGCCGTGACCGCTTCGCGGGGGGGCCCGCCCGGTCGTTCCTCTCCTCGCTGTCCGACGACGAGCGCATCTTCGCGGCCGACCTCGCGGTCGACCGCGCCCACGTCGTGATGCTGGCCGAACAGGAGATCATCGACCGCGAGACGGCCGGCGAGGTGCTAGCGGCGCTGGCGGACGTGGCGGACGCAGGCCACGGGGCGCTGCCCGACGGCGAAGACGTACACGAAGCCATCGAGAGTGCCGTCATCGAGCGCGTCGGACCTGACGGCGGCAAGATGCACACCGCCCGGTCGCGTAACGACGAAGTGGCGGCCTGCATCCGCTACCGCCTGCGCGAAGACGTGCTTGACCTGGTCGAGACCGTCGTCGGGGCCCGCGAGCAGTTGCTCGACGTGGCCCGCGCCGAGCGCGAAACGGTGATGCCCGGCTACACGCATCTCCAGCCCGCCCAGCCGACGACGGTCGCCCACTGGGTGCTGTCCTACGAGCAGGCGCTCCAGCGCGACACAGCACGCCTGCTTGATGCCTACGAACGAGTCAACCAGAACCCCCTCGGGTCGGCCGCGTTCGCGGGGACGCCGTTCGACGTGGACCGCGAGCGCACCGCGGAACTGCTCGGGTTCGACTCGGTCGCGGAGAACTCGATGGACGCCTCGGCGACGCGGGACTTCCTCGTCGAGACGACGAGCGCTGTCGCCACGCTGGCGACGACGCTGTCGGGGCTGGCCGAGGACGTGGTCGTGATGGCGAGCAAGGGCCACGTCGATCTTGACGACGACTACGCGTCCACGTCCTCGATTATGCCACAGAAGAAGAACCCCGACACGCTGGAACTGGTCCGCGGGCGCACCGGCGATGCTGTCGCCGGGCTGAACGGCCTGCTGACCAACCTCAAGGGCCAGCCCCGCGCCTACAACCGCGACCTCCAGCGCGCGGGACGGCACGCCTGGGACGCTATCGACAGCGTCACAGAGAGCGTGGAAGTGGCCGCTGGCGCGGTCGCGACCGCCGACTGGCCCGCCGAGACGCTCGAAGCCGCGGCGGCCGACGGCTTCGCGACGGCGACCGGCGTGGCGGACCTGCTGGCGATGGCCGGCGTGCCGTTCCGGACAGCCCACGAGGTTGTCGCCGAGGCCGCCGCCGGCTTGGGGCCTGAGGAAGACGCGCCCGACTACGCGGCGCTGTCGGCCGTCGCCGAGGACGTGCTGGGCGAGCCGCTGTCAGCCTACGTCGACCGCGACCAGCTGGAAGCCGCACTCGACCCGGCTGAAAGTGTCGCGATGCGGGACTCTCGCGGAGGCCCGGCCTCCGATGCCGTCGCCAAGCAAGTATCGGTGGCCGAAGACGTACTCGCCGCCGACAGCGAGGCACTGACTGACCGCCGGCAGGCGGTTTCACAGGCGGCTGACCGCCGCCAGACGGAGGTGGACCGATATGTCTGA